In the genome of Nocardioides sp. NBC_00368, the window GGTTCGTCCAGGGCTTCTGCTTCGCGGCCCTGGCGCAGTCACTGATGCTCTACGCGTCCCAGAGGGCCGGGCAGCACGAACGCGCTGGATATCTCGGCGTCGCCAACAGCTTCCTCCTAGCGGGCCAGTTCCTCGGCCCCCTCCTGGCGGGCAGCGCGATGGCCGTGCTCGCCCCGGCCGTCGGCGTCCTGATCACCGGCATCAGCGTGGCCTCCACGGCCCTGCTGCTCTCGCTGTCGGCCATCACGACGTCACGTGGCCCACGTCGCACCGCATCCCGCGGATGGTCGGTGCCTTTCATGGTGGGACGGCGGTCCCGGCAGACCGGTCGGCATGCTGCCGCTCGTAAGCCGCGTCACCGCTCCTCGCCTCGACCCGCTGGAAGGTGGGCGGACAGACCGGGGACAGCGACGCGGGACAAGGTCCCCGTCGAATGAACGACGCCAGGACGAGGAAGCGGCCTGGCTCGAGGAAGGGTGAGAGCCATGGCATTGTTCGCGATCCGGGACTACCGGCGCCTGTTCGGCGCGCAGGTGATCGCACTGTTCGGAACCGGTCTGGCCACAGTTGCGCTGGGTCTGCTCGCCTATGACCTGGCCGGCCCTCGCGCCGGCGCGGTGCTCGCGACCGCGTTGACCATCAAGATGGTGGCCTACGTCGTGGTCGCGCCGTTGGCAGCGGCGTACGTCGATCGGTTGCCTCGGCGCTTGTTTCTCACCGTCCTCGACGTGGTCCGGGCGTTGGTGGTCCTTGCCCTGCCGTTCGTCACCGAGGTCTGGCAGATCTATGTGCTGATCGGCGTTCTTCAGACCGCGTCTGCGGCGTTCACCCCGACCTTCCAGGCGGTGATCCCGGACATCGTCACCGAAGAAGCCGACTACACGCGAGCGCTGTCCGCCTCCCAGGTGGCCTACACGATGGAGAGCCTGCTGAGCCCGGTGCTCGCAGCGGTCGCGCTCTCGGTCATGTCCTTCAACCTGCTGTTCCTCGGCACCGCGTTCGGGTTCGCCGCCTCCGCGTTGCTCGTGCTCTCCTCCCGTGTTCCCAACGCCCGCCCCAGCCGGCGTGCCGGGCCTGTGGATCGGGTCGTCTCGGGGATCCGGACCTTCGCTGCCGTTCCCAGCCTGCGCGCCGTCATGGCCCTCAATCTCGTGGTTGCGGCCGCTGGATCCATCGTCGTGGTCAACACCGTGAACTACGTCCGCGACGTCCTCGGCGGAACCCAGTCCGACGTGGCCTGGATGCTCGCGGCCTCGGGATCAGGCACGCTGGTGGCGGCTCTCGTCCTCCCGCGAGTCCTGGACCGCATCGGGGAACGGGTCGTGATGCTCACCGGGGCGACGGTTCTGGTGGTAGCGGTCGCCGCAGCCTTGGCGACGGCGACCACGGGCGTCGCCATCTCCTCGCTCACCGCGATCATCTGGGTCGCGATCGGCGGCGGGATGGCGCTCATCATCACCCCGACCGGCCAGGTGCTTCGGCGCTCGGTCGAGCCGGATGCCATTCCCGAGGTCTTCGCGGCCCAGTTCTCGCTCTCGCACCTCGCCTGGCTGGTCACCTACCCCATCGCGGGATGGGTTGCCACCAACGCCGGCTTCGCGCCCACCTGGACCGTGCTCGCCACTCTCGCCGTCATCGGCGCGGTCGCCGCGCCGGCGCTGTGGACACGCGAGGAGGCGGCGACGGAGAGCGGACTGGTCGTCGAAGCCGCCGGGGCGGCGGGCCCTGGGAGAGTCGAAGTGCTCGTTCGTACGGCGGCGGAGACCGCCGAGGGCACCCTCGCTGCGTGCCAGTGCTCGTGCGTGCACGCCGTGTGAGCCTGTCAGGAGCCTGTGGCGGTCTACAGCCAGAGCGCTGTCGGCTGCTGCAGGCTCCAGGCCGGAGGGCGATCGCTCATCCAGCCCGACGGCACGCGGCGGGGTTCTGTCGCAGTTCCACGTTGTCCCTCACGATCTTGCGCTCCACCCAGCTGTTGCGAGCCACCGAGAAGTTGCCGGCGTAGGAGTTCCTGAGCACACGCAGGGAACGCACGTGATTGTCGACGACGCGGAGGTTGTTGCATGCCTTGTTGTCCCGGACCATCAAGGTTCCCCGGTTGTCGCGGACCACGAGATTGTTGGCGATCGACATCTCGCAGATCGCCACGTTGCGGGAGTTGCGGACCATGAGGTTTCGTCCGGCGACGGGGTCCACGCGGCACCCGGCGGCCCCGATGGTGACGCGCTCGACCACGTTGCGGACGTGGATGTTCTTGCCGACATGTGTATCCGTGATGCTGACCACCCTCGGTGCACCGGTGGTGCGGACATTGCCGGTGATCCTGGAATTGGTGATCACGCAGCGGGCGTCGTCCGGGATGACTACGTGGCGGAACGTCCGGTGGTCGTAGCTGCCGTCGCAGACGAGATCGGGCGGCAGCGCCTGGGCGCTGAGGACCGGCCCCACCACGGGTGCGAGCGCGCCGATGAGAAGGAAGACGACGAGCTGCTTCATGTGAACCCTCCGAGTTCGGGCGATGTGTGTCTTCATGACGCGCCAACCTGGACATGTGTTGCACGCACTCGACGAACAACGCGACTGAGCCCCTCTCCCGATGAAACGGGGGAGGGGCTCACGTCAGTCCGCGCTCTACGGCCTAGATGTCGTAGTAGAGCTCGAACTCGTGCGGGTGCGGGCGGAGCTGGATCGGGAGGATCTCGTCGTTGGTCTTGTAGTCGATCCAGGTCTCGATCAGGTCGGGGGTGAAGACGTCGCCCACGGTGAGGAAGTCGTGGTCGTTCTCCAGGGCCGACAGGACGGCGCCGAGGGAGGTCGGCACCTGGTTGATCTCGGCCATCTCGTCCGGCGGCAGCTCGTAGATGTCCTTGTCGATCGGCGCGGGCGGCTCGATCTTGTTCTGGATACCGTCGATGCCGGCGAGGAGCAGGGCCGAGAAGGCGAGGTACGGGTTCGAGGACGGGTCCGGGAACCGGGTCTCGACGCGCTTGGCCTTCGGGTTGGTGCCCGTGATCGGGATGCGGACCGCGGCGGAGCGGTTGCGCGAGGAGTAGACCAGCGAGATCGGAGCCTCGAAGCCCGGCACCAGGCGGTGGTAGGAGTTCACGGTCGGGTTGGTGAACGCGAGCACCGACGGGGCGTGCTTCAGGATGCCGCCGATGTACCAACGGGCCATGTCGGAGAGGCCGCCGTAACCGGTCTCGTCGTAGAACAGCGGCTCGCCGGCGTTCCAGATCGACTGGTGGACGTGCATGCCCGAGCCGTTGTCACCGAAGACGGGCTTCGGCATGAAGGTGACCGTCTTGCCGGCCTCCCAGGCGGTGTTCTTGACGATGTACTTGAACTTCATGACATCGTCGGCCGCCTTGAGCAGCGTGTCGAACTTGTAGTTGATCTCCGCCTGGCCGGCGGTGCCGACCTCGTGGTGGGCGCGCTCGACGAGCAGGCCGGAGGCCTCGAGGTTCTTGACCATGACGTCGCGCAGGTCGGCGAAGTGGTCGGTGGGGGAGACCGGGAAGTAGCCGCCCTTGTAACGGGTCTTGTAGCCCAGGTTGTCCGACCCGTCGGGGTTCTTGTCGGCACCCGAGTTCCACCAGGCCTCGACGGAGTCGATCTTGTAGAACGACTCGCCCTCGGAGGTGTTGTAGGCGACCTTGTCGAAGATGAAGAACTCCGCCTCGGGGGCGAAGAAGGCGGTGTCACCGATGCCGGTCGAGGCGAGGTACGCCAGCGCCTTGCGCGCGATGTTGCGCGGGTCGCGCGAGTAGGCCTCGCCGGTGATCGGGTCGTGCACGAAGTACATCAGCGCGAGGGTCTTCGCCGTACGGAACGGGTCGATGTAGGCAGTCGTGACGTCCGGGTACAGCGCCATGTCGGACTCGTTGATCGCCTGGAAGCCGCGGATCGACGAACCGTCGAAGGCCATCGGCTCCAGGTTGAACGACGACACCGGCACCGTGAAGTGCTGCTGAACGCCGGGTAGGTCGACGAAACGGATGTCGACGAACTCGACCCCCTCGTCAGAGATGAACTTCAAGAGCTCGTCGTCAGTGCTGAACATCAATCCTCCTTGGCTCACCCGGGCGGGAAGAGCCAGATAGGTCTCTCGCGATCGAGGCCGGGTCCTCGTGGGCCCGACCGTGCCACGCAAATTACGAAGGGACGGTTGCACAGGAGTGTCGCAAATGTTTCAGGCATGTAACAGGTTGTGTGATTTGATCGGCAACCATCCCGATCTCATCCTTCAAGACGTTGCCGCCTACGCTTGCCGGTGTGACCAGTTCCGCCACCCCTGTGACGCCCACTCTGCCTTATCCGACCGCGAGCTGGGGCAGGCGCGTCCTGGCGCTCTTCATCGACTGGCTCGCATCGTCGCTGGTGGCGTCGGTCTTCCTCGGCGTGCGCGCGCTGCCGTTCGGGTCGCTGCTCGCCGGCGTCGACCCGCGGCCGACCGACAACCTGTGGATCCTGGTCGTCTTCGTCGTGCAGACGGCGGTCTTCACCACGCTCGGTGGCGGCTCCTTCGGCAAGCTCGTCACCCGGCTGCGCACGGTGCGGGTGTCGCAGGGGGAGCCGGACGTACGCCCGCCCGACCCGCTGCGGAGCATCGCCCGCCAGATCCTGGTCGTCCTCGTCGTACCTCCGCTGGTGTTCCGGCCCGACCGGCGTGGTCTGCACGACCTGGCGGCGGCAACGGCGACCGTCACGCTTCAGACCTATCGACACGTGTTTCGCCGCGTGAGTTGAGTCCTCTCCGAGGGTAGGTTGGAGCGGTCCGCCGCAG includes:
- the glnA gene encoding type I glutamate--ammonia ligase; amino-acid sequence: MFSTDDELLKFISDEGVEFVDIRFVDLPGVQQHFTVPVSSFNLEPMAFDGSSIRGFQAINESDMALYPDVTTAYIDPFRTAKTLALMYFVHDPITGEAYSRDPRNIARKALAYLASTGIGDTAFFAPEAEFFIFDKVAYNTSEGESFYKIDSVEAWWNSGADKNPDGSDNLGYKTRYKGGYFPVSPTDHFADLRDVMVKNLEASGLLVERAHHEVGTAGQAEINYKFDTLLKAADDVMKFKYIVKNTAWEAGKTVTFMPKPVFGDNGSGMHVHQSIWNAGEPLFYDETGYGGLSDMARWYIGGILKHAPSVLAFTNPTVNSYHRLVPGFEAPISLVYSSRNRSAAVRIPITGTNPKAKRVETRFPDPSSNPYLAFSALLLAGIDGIQNKIEPPAPIDKDIYELPPDEMAEINQVPTSLGAVLSALENDHDFLTVGDVFTPDLIETWIDYKTNDEILPIQLRPHPHEFELYYDI
- a CDS encoding MFS transporter, which codes for MALFAIRDYRRLFGAQVIALFGTGLATVALGLLAYDLAGPRAGAVLATALTIKMVAYVVVAPLAAAYVDRLPRRLFLTVLDVVRALVVLALPFVTEVWQIYVLIGVLQTASAAFTPTFQAVIPDIVTEEADYTRALSASQVAYTMESLLSPVLAAVALSVMSFNLLFLGTAFGFAASALLVLSSRVPNARPSRRAGPVDRVVSGIRTFAAVPSLRAVMALNLVVAAAGSIVVVNTVNYVRDVLGGTQSDVAWMLAASGSGTLVAALVLPRVLDRIGERVVMLTGATVLVVAVAAALATATTGVAISSLTAIIWVAIGGGMALIITPTGQVLRRSVEPDAIPEVFAAQFSLSHLAWLVTYPIAGWVATNAGFAPTWTVLATLAVIGAVAAPALWTREEAATESGLVVEAAGAAGPGRVEVLVRTAAETAEGTLAACQCSCVHAV
- a CDS encoding RDD family protein, with the translated sequence MTSSATPVTPTLPYPTASWGRRVLALFIDWLASSLVASVFLGVRALPFGSLLAGVDPRPTDNLWILVVFVVQTAVFTTLGGGSFGKLVTRLRTVRVSQGEPDVRPPDPLRSIARQILVVLVVPPLVFRPDRRGLHDLAAATATVTLQTYRHVFRRVS